A region of Vitis vinifera cultivar Pinot Noir 40024 chromosome 13, ASM3070453v1 DNA encodes the following proteins:
- the LOC100853082 gene encoding putative disease resistance protein RGA3 produces MAVGEIFLSAAFQITLEKLASPMSKELEKSFGDLKKLTWTLSKIQAVLRDAEARQITNAAVKLWLSDVEEVADDAEDVLDEVMTEAFRFKQQNPVGNFSSLSRDFHFEIGSKLEKINMRLDEIAKKGDELGLKERSGEKGHNARPPSSSLVDESSVFGREVEKEEILELLVSDEYGGSDVCVIPIVGMGGLGKTTLAQLVYNDEKVTKHFELKMWVCVSDDFDVRRATKSVLDSATGKNFDLMDLDILQSKLRDILKGKRYLLVLDDVWTEKKSDWDRLRLPLRAGATGSKIIVTTRSGRVSSVMGTMPPRHLEGLSDDDCWSLFKQIAFENGNADAHPELVRIGKEILKKCRGLPLAVKTIGGLLYLETEEYEWEMILKSDLWDFEEDENEILPALRLSYNHLPEHLKQCFVFCSVFPKDYNFEKETLVLLWIAEGFVLAKGRKHLEDLGSDYFDELLLRSFFQRSKINSSKFFVMHDLVHDLAQYLAGDLCFRLEEGKSQSISERARHAAVLHNTFKSGVTFEALGTTTNLRTVILLHGNERSETPKAIVLHDLLPSLRCLRVLDLSHIAVEEIPDMVGRLKHLRYLNLSSTRIKMLPPSVCTLYNLQSLILMNCNNLKGLPIDMKKLLNLRHLNLTGCWHLICMPPQIGELTCLRTLHRFFVAKEKGCGIGELKGMTELRATLIIDRLEDVSMVSEGREANLKNKQYLRRLELKWSPGHHMPHATGEELLECLEPHGNLKELKIDVYHGAKFPNWMGYSLLPRLERIELSQCTYSRILPPLGQLPLLKYLSIDTMSELESISCEFCGEGQIRGFPSLEKMKLEDMKNLKEWHEIEDGDFPRLHELTIKNSPNFASLPKFPSLCDLVLDECNEMILGSVQFLSSLSSLKISNFRRLALLPEGLLQHLNSLKELRIQNFYGLEALKKEVGLQDLVSLQRFEILSCPKLVSLPEEGLSSALRYLSLCVCNSLQSLPKGLENLSSLEELSISKCPKLVTFPEEKLPSSLKLLRISASNLVSLPKRLNELSVLQHLAIDSCHALRSLPEEGLPASV; encoded by the coding sequence ATGGCAGTGGGGGAGATATTTCTATCCGCTGCCTTTCAGATTACTCTTGAAAAATTGGCTTCCCCAATGTCAAAAGAGTTGGAAAAGAGTTTCGGAGATCTAAAAAAATTGACCTGGACTTTGTCCAAAATCCAGGCTGTGCTCCGTGATGCTGAGGCAAGGCAGATCACCAACGCAGCTGTGAAGCTGTGGCTAAGTGATGTTGAAGAAGTAGCAGATGACGCGGAGGACGTGCTGGATGAGGTCATGACCGAAGCTTTTCGATTCAAGCAACAAAACCCAGTAGGCAATTTTTCCTCTTTGTCAAGggattttcattttgaaattggGTCTAAATTGGAGAAGATTAATATGAGGTTGGATGAAATAGCAAAGAAAGGAGATGAGCTGGGGTTGAAGGAGAGAAGCGGAGAGAAAGGGCATAATGCAAGACCACCGAGTAGTTCTCTAGTTGATGAATCTAGTGTTTTTGGCAGGGAGGTTGAGAAAGAGGAGATACTAGAATTATTGGTATCTGATGAATATGGTGGAAGTGATGTTTGTGTTATTCCCATAGTAGGCATGGGAGGCCTGGGCAAGACAACACTTGCCCAACTTGTCTACAATGATGAGAAGGTGACCAAACATTTTGAGCTGAAAATGTGGGTTTGTGTATCTGATGATTTTGATGTTCGTAGAGCTACAAAATCAGTCCTAGATTCTGCTACCGGGAAAAATTTTGATCTCATGGATTTGGACATACTCCAAAGTAAACTCCGTGACATATTAAAGGGGAAGAGGTATCTGCTTGTTCTAGACGATGTGTGGACTGAGAAGAAGAGTGATTGGGATCGCTTGCGTCTTCCTCTAAGAGCAGGGGCAACCGGAAGTAAAATCATAGTAACTACCAGAAGTGGAAGGGTTTCATCGGTTATGGGCACGATGCCCCCTCGTCATTTGGAGGGATTATCAGACGATGACTGTTGGTCACTTTTTAAGCAAATAGCGTTTGAGAATGGGAATGCTGATGCACATCCAGAACTGGTACGAATAGGAAAGGAAATTCTGAAGAAGTGTCGAGGTTTGCCTTTAGCAGTGAAGACAATTGGGGGGCTGCTGTATTTGGAGACGGAAGAATATGAATGGGAAATGATCTTGAAAAGTGATTTATGGGACTTCGAAGaggatgaaaatgaaattttgccAGCTCTAAGGCTGAGCTATAATCATCTCCCAGAACATCTCAAACAGTGTTTTGTCTTTTGCTCTGTATTCCCAAAAGACTACAACTTTGAAAAGGAAACTTTAGTCTTGCTATGGATTGCGGAGGGTTTTGTCCTTGCAAAGGGAAGGAAACACCTGGAAGATTTGGGTTCGGACTATTTTGATGAGCTGTTGTTGAGGTCTTTCTTTCAACGCTCCAAAATCAATTCTTCCAAGTTCTTTGTTATGCATGACTTGGTTCATGATTTGGCACAATATCTAGCAGGGGATTTGTGCTTCAGATTGGAGGAGGGTAAGTCGCAAAGCATCTCGGAAAGGGCTAGGCATGCTGCAGTGCTACACAACACGTTCAAGTCAGGGGTCACATTTGAGGCCTTGGGTACCACAACAAATTTACGTACGGTTATACTGCTGCACGGTAATGAAAGGAGTGAGACCCCTAAGGCAATAGTCCTACATGATTTGCTGCCAAGCTTGAGATGCTTACGTGTATTGGATTTGAGTCACATTGCTGTTGAAGAAATACCAGATATGGTAGGAAGACTGAAACATTTAAGGTATCTCAACCTCTCCAGTACTCGTATTAAGATGCTGCCTCCATCAGTTTGCACCCTTTATAATCTCCAATCGCTGATTCTTATGAATTGCAACAACCTTAAGGGGTTGCCTATTGACATGAAAAAACTTCTAAATCTGCGGCATCTTAATTTAACTGGATGTTGGCATCTCATATGCATGCCTCCACAGATTGGGGAGCTTACTTGTTTACGAACATTGCATAGATTTTTTGTGGCAAAAGAGAAGGGTTGTGGGATTGGCGAATTGAAGGGCATGACAGAGCTTCGAGCAACACTCATAATCGATAGGCTTGAGGATGTTTCCATGGTTTCAGAGGGCAGGGAGGCGAATTTGAAGAACAAACAATATCTTCGTAGGTTGGAATTGAAATGGAGCCCTGGACATCATATGCCGCATGCAACTGGTGAGGAGCTTCTTGAATGTCTTGAACCTCATGGGAACCTCAAAGAATTGAAGATCGATGTCTATCATGGTGCTAAGTTTCCAAATTGGATGGGATACTCCTTGCTACCTCGCTTAGAAAGGATCGAACTCTCCCAATGTACCTACAGCAGAATCCTCCCGCCCCTTGGACAGCTACCGCTTCTTAAGTATCTCAGCATTGATACAATGAGTGAATTGGAAAGCATTAGTTGTGAGTTTTGTGGTGAAGGTCAGATTCGAGGGTTTCCTTCCTTAGAGAAAATGAAGCTTGAAgacatgaagaatttgaaggaATGGCATGAGATAGAGGATGGTGACTTCCCTCGCCTTCACGAACTTACCATTAAAAACTCCCCCAATTTTGCTAGCCTTCCAAAGTTTCCATCACTTTGTGACTTGGTTTTAGATGAATGCAATGAGATGATTTTGGGGTCAGTGCAGTTCCTCTCATCTCTATCCtcattgaaaatttcaaatttccgAAGACTGGCTTTATTACCTGAAGGCCTTCTACAGCATCTAAATTCACTAAAAGAACTAAGAATTCAGAATTTTTACGGGCTTGAGGCGTTGAAAAAGGAGGTAGGCTTACAGGATCTCGTGTCTCTCCAAcgttttgaaattttatcgtGTCCAAAGCTAGTGTCGCTTCCAGAAGAAGGGTTATCATCTGCACTTCGATATCTCTCCCTCTGTGTATGCAACAGTTTGCAGTCCCTGCCAAAAGGACTCGAGAATCTGTCCTCCCTTGAAGAATTGAGCATTTCCAAGTGTCCTAAGCTTGTGACTTTCCCTGAAGAAAAGTTACCAAGCTCACTCAAACTGTTGAGAATTTCAGCTTCCAACCTGGTATCACTACCTAAGAGACTTAATGAACTCTCAGTTCTTCAACATTTGGCAATAGACTCCTGCCACGCACTAAGATCCTTGCCAGAGGAAGGATTGCCAGCCTCAGTTTGA
- the LOC100253197 gene encoding putative disease resistance protein RGA3, which yields MAVGEIFLSAAFQITLEKLASPMSKELEKRFGDLKKLTRTLSKIQAVLSDAEARQITNAAVKLWLGDVEEVAYDAEDVLEEVMTEASRLKLQNPVSYLSSLSRDFQLEIRSKLEKINERLDEIEKERDGLGLREISGEKRNNKRPQSSSLVEESRVLGREVEKEEIVELLVSDEYGGSDVCVIPIVGMGGLGKTTLAQLVYNDEKVTKHFELKMWVCVSDDFDVRRATKSVLDSATGKNFDLMDLDILQSKLRDILKGKRYLLVLDDVWTEKKSDWDRLRLPLRAGATGSKIIVTTRSGRVSSVMGTMPPRHLEGLSDDDCWSLFKQIAFENRNADAHPELVRIGEEILKKCRGLPLAVKTIGGLLYLETDEYEWEMILKSDLWDFEEDENGILPALRLSYNHLPEHLKQCFVFCSVFPKDYNFEKETLVLLWIAEGFVLAKGRKHLEDLGSDYFDELLLRSFFQRSKFNSSKFFVMHDLVHDLAQYLAGDLCFRLEEGKSQSISERARHAAVLHNTFKSGVTFEALGTTTNLRTVILLHGNERSETPKAIVLHDLLPTLRCLRVLDLSHIAVEEIPDMVGRLKHLRYLNLSSTRIKMLPPSVCTLYNLQSLILMNCNNLKGLPNDMKKLLNLRHLNLTGCWHLICMPPQIGELTCLRTLHRFVVAKEKGCGIGELKGMTELRATLIIDRLEDVSMVSEGREANLKNKQYLRRLELKWSPGHHMPHAIGEELLECLEPHGNLKELKIDVYHGAKFPNWMGYSLLSRLERIELSQCTYSRILPPLGQLPLLKYLSIDTMSELESISCEFCGEGQIRGFPSLEKMKLEDMKNLKEWHEIEEGDFPRLHELTIKNSPNFASLPKFPSLCDLVLDECNEMILGSVQFLSSLSSLKISNFRRLALLPEGLLQHLNSLKELRIQNFYRLEALKKEVGLQDLVSLQRFEILSCPKLVSLPEEGLSSALRYLSLCVCNSLQSLPKGLENLSSLEELSISKCPKLVTFPEEKLPSSLKLLRISACANLVSLPKRLNELSVLQHLAIDSCHALRSLPEEGLPASVRSLSIQRSQLLEKRCEEGGEDWNKIAHIPDRYITRF from the coding sequence ATGGCAGTGGGGGAGATATTTCTATCTGCTGCCTTTCAAATTACTCTTGAAAAATTGGCTTCCCCAATGTCAAAAGAGTTGGAAAAGCGTTTTGGAGATCTAAAAAAACTGACCAGGACTTTGTCCAAAATCCAGGCTGTGCTCAGTGATGCTGAGGCAAGGCAGATCACCAACGCAGCTGTGAAACTGTGGCTAGGTGATGTTGAAGAAGTAGCATATGACGCGGAGGACGTGCTGGAGGAGGTCATGACCGAAGCTTCTCGACTCAAGCTACAAAACCCAGTAAGCTACTTGTCCTCTTTGTCAAGGGATTTTCAGCTTGAAATTAGGTCTAAATTGGAGAAGATTAATGAGAGGTTGGatgaaatagaaaaggaaagagaTGGGCTGGGGTTGAGGGAGATAAGCGGAGAGAAAAGGAATAATAAAAGACCACAGAGTAGTTCTCTAGTTGAAGAATCTAGGGTTTTAGGGAGGGAGGTTGAGAAAGAGGAGATAGTAGAATTATTGGTATCGGATGAATATGGTGGAAGTGATGTTTGTGTTATTCCCATAGTGGGCATGGGAGGCCTGGGCAAGACAACACTTGCCCAACTTGTCTACAATGATGAGAAGGTGACCAAACATTTTGAGCTGAAAATGTGGGTTTGTGTATCTGATGATTTTGATGTTCGTAGAGCTACAAAATCAGTCCTAGATTCTGCTACCGGGAAAAATTTTGATCTCATGGATTTGGACATACTCCAAAGTAAACTCCGGGACATATTAAAGGGGAAGAGGTATCTGCTTGTTCTAGACGATGTGTGGACTGAGAAGAAGAGTGATTGGGATCGTTTGCGTCTTCCTCTAAGAGCAGGGGCAACCGGAAGTAAAATCATAGTAACTACCAGAAGTGGAAGGGTTTCATCGGTTATGGGCACGATGCCCCCTCGTCATTTGGAGGGATTATCAGATGATGACTGTTGGTCACTTTTTAAGCAAATAGCGTTTGAGAATAGGAATGCTGATGCACATCCAGAGCTGGTACGAATAGGAGAGGAAATTCTGAAGAAGTGTCGAGGTTTGCCTTTAGCAGTGAAGACAATTGGGGGGCTGCTGTATTTGGAGACGGATGAATATGAATGGGAAATGATCCTGAAAAGTGATTTATGGGACTTCGAAGAGgatgaaaatggaattttgccAGCTCTAAGGCTGAGCTATAATCATCTACCAGAACATCTCAAACAGTGTTTTGTCTTTTGCTCTGTATTCCCAAAAGACTACAACTTTGAAAAGGAAACTTTAGTCTTGCTATGGATTGCAGAGGGTTTTGTTCTTGCAAAGGGAAGGAAACACCTGGAAGATTTGGGTTCGGACTATTTTGATGAGCTGTTGTTGAGGTCTTTCTTTCAACGCTCCAAATTCAATTCTTCCAAGTTCTTTGTTATGCATGACTTGGTTCATGATTTGGCACAATATCTAGCAGGGGATTTATGCTTCAGATTGGAGGAGGGTAAGTCGCAAAGCATCTCGGAAAGGGCTAGGCATGCTGCAGTGCTACACAACACGTTCAAGTCAGGGGTCACATTTGAGGCCTTGGGTACCACAACAAATTTACGTACGGTTATACTGTTGCACGGTAATGAAAGGAGTGAGACCCCTAAGGCAATAGTCCTACATGATTTGCTGCCAACCTTGAGATGCTTACGTGTATTGGATTTGAGTCACATTGCTGTGGAAGAAATACCAGATATGGTAGGAAGACTGAAACATTTAAGGTATCTCAACCTCTCCAGTACTCGTATTAAGATGCTGCCTCCATCAGTTTGCACCCTTTATAATCTCCAATCGCTGATTCTTATGAATTGCAACAACCTTAAGGGGTTGCCTAATGACATGAAAAAACTTCTAAATCTGCGGCATCTTAATTTAACTGGATGTTGGCATCTCATATGCATGCCTCCACAGATTGGGGAGCTTACTTGTTTACGAACATTGCATAGATTTGTTGTGGCAAAAGAGAAGGGTTGTGGGATTGGCGAATTGAAGGGCATGACAGAGCTTCGAGCAACACTCATAATCGATAGGCTTGAGGATGTTTCCATGGTTTCAGAGGGCAGAGAGGCGAATTTGAAGAACAAACAATATCTTCGTAGGTTGGAATTGAAATGGAGCCCTGGACATCATATGCCGCATGCAATTGGTGAGGAGCTTCTTGAATGTCTTGAACCTCATGGGAACCTCAAAGAATTGAAGATAGATGTCTATCATGGTGCTAAGTTTCCAAATTGGATGGGATACTCCTTGCTATCTCGCTTAGAAAGGATTGAACTCTCCCAATGTACCTACAGCAGAATCCTCCCGCCCCTTGGACAGCTACCGCTTCTTAAGTATCTCAGCATTGATACAATGAGTGAATTGGAAAGCATTAGTTGTGAGTTTTGTGGTGAAGGTCAGATTCGAGGGTTTCCTTCCTTAGAGAAAATGAAGCTTGAAgacatgaagaatttgaaggaATGGCACGAGATAGAGGAAGGTGACTTCCCTCGCCTTCACGAACTTACCATTAAAAACTCCCCCAATTTTGCTAGCCTTCCAAAGTTTCCATCACTTTGTGACTTGGTTTTAGATGAATGCAATGAGATGATTTTGGGGTCAGTGCAGTTCCTCTCATCTCTATCCTCATTGAAAATTTCGAATTTCCGAAGACTGGCTTTATTACCTGAGGGCCTTCTACAGCATCTAAATTCACTAAAAGAACTAAGAATTCAGAATTTTTACAGGCTTGAGGCGTTGAAAAAGGAGGTAGGCTTACAGGATCTCGTGTCTCTCCAAcgttttgaaattttatcgtGTCCCAAGCTAGTGTCGCTTCCAGAAGAAGGGTTATCATCTGCACTTCGATATCTCTCCCTCTGTGTATGCAACAGTTTGCAGTCCCTGCCAAAAGGACTCGAGAATCTGTCCTCTCTTGAAGAATTGAGCATTTCCAAGTGTCCTAAGCTTGTGACTTTCCCTGAAGAAAAGTTACCAAGCTCACTCAAACTGTTGAGAATTTCAGCTTGTGCCAACCTGGTATCACTACCTAAGAGACTTAATGAACTCTCAGTTCTTCAACATTTGGCAATAGACTCCTGCCACGCACTAAGATCCTTGCCAGAGGAAGGATTGCCAGCCTCAGTTCGATCATTATCTATTCAAAGATCTCAATTGTTGGAGAAAAGGTGCGAAGAAGGCGGTGAAGACTGGAATAAGATAGCTCATATCCCTGACAGATACATTACAAGATTTTAA